The following proteins are encoded in a genomic region of Dioscorea cayenensis subsp. rotundata cultivar TDr96_F1 chromosome 8, TDr96_F1_v2_PseudoChromosome.rev07_lg8_w22 25.fasta, whole genome shotgun sequence:
- the LOC120267392 gene encoding fe(2+) transport protein 1-like, producing the protein MATKLFYLLLILSSTTFSLASDEDKAISTNCNAGTAGECYNKAESMRLKLIAIPTILIASMIGVCLPLFSHSISALRPDRNFFVLVKAFASGVILATGYMHVLPDSFDNLTSPCLPENPWRKFLFATFVAMLSALATLMMDSLMMSFHSRKMGGRANAEVSDLASPNEGMHNPSPSLGHGHGHSHGFQANNNKDLEASALQRNRIIAQVLEIGIVVHSVVIGLSMGASQNPCTIRPLVAALCFHQLFEGMGLGGCILQAEYGMKMKSILVFFFSTTTPFGIALGIALSNIYSDNSPTALIVVGLLNGASAGLLEYMALVDLLATDFMGPKLQNSIKLQLWAFLAVLLGSGGMSLMAKWA; encoded by the exons ATGGCTACCAAACTCTTCTATCTCCTTCTCATCCTCTCCTCCACCACCTTCTCCCTCGCCTCCGATGAGGACAAAGCCATCTCAACTAATTGCAATGCCGGCACGGCCGGAGAATGCTACAATAAAGCCGAATCAATGCGGCTTAAGCTCATTGCCATACCGACAATTTTAATTGCAAGTATGATCGGAGTTTGCCTCCCACTCTTTTCCCACTCCATTTCCGCTCTCCGTCCTGATCGCAATTTCTTTGTCCTTGTCAAGGCATTTGCCTCTGGCGTAATTCTTGCCACTGGCTATATGCACGTGTTACCGGACTCTTTCGATAACCTTACATCGCCGTGCTTGCCGGAAAACCCATGGCGGAAATTCCTTTTCGCAACTTTTGTTGCAATGCTATCGGCATTGGCGACATTGATGATGGATTCATTGATGATGAGTTTTCACAGTAGGAAGATGGGAGGAAGAGCCAATGCCGAGGTCTCTGACCTCGCAAGCCCCAATGAGGGGATGCATAACCCTAGCCCCAGCCTTGGCCACGGCCATGGCCACAGCCATGGTTTTCAAGCAAATAATAACAAGGACTTGGAAGCCTCTGCATTACAAAGAAATCGTATTATAGCTCAG GTTTTGGAGATCGGAATTGTGGTGCATTCAGTGGTGATTGGATTGTCAATGGGGGCGTCACAGAACCCATGCACAATTAGGCCTCTTGTTGCTGCCCTTTGTTTCCATCAACTCTTTGAAGGAATGGGACTTGGCGGTTGTATTCTTCAA GCAGAATATGGGATGAAGATGAAATCAATATtagtgttcttcttctccacaACAACACCATTTGGGATTGCACTTGGGATTGCATTGTCAAACATATACAGTGATAACAGTCCTACAGCTCTCATTGTTGTAGGACTACTCAATGGAGCATCTGCTGGTCTTTTGGAGTACATGGCCCTTGTTGATCTCTTGGCCACTGATTTCATGGGTCCAAAGCTTCAAAACAGCATCAAGCTCCAACTTTGGGCTTTTCTTGCTGTGCTTTTAGGTTCTGGTGGCATGTCCCTCATGGCCAAATGGGCTTAA
- the LOC120267666 gene encoding probable BOI-related E3 ubiquitin-protein ligase 3 has translation MANESHHLLFFSNNEFMSVIENYNSMQTSFMAPPVNSLGGGDGESAVRKRQRDDDSDVLSFLAGDDDVALRLHQQWLDIDYLLVNYEEKMRKEMEEKRKTAMREVMEGMEEMVMRRMRAKEQEMEMINKFNWALEEKIRSVAMENQVWRDVAQSNETAAIILQRNLELVLAKEEDVESCWLGGSGEEEGKWRRRCRRCGVGEVGVVVLPCRHLCVCLACAAGVVGCPVCRAEIDDKMFVNMSL, from the exons ATGGCCAATGAATCTCAccaccttctcttcttctcaaaTAA TGAGTTTATGAGTGTCATAGAGAACTACAACAGCATGCAAACAAGCTTTATGGCGCCGCCGGTGAACTCTCTCGGCGGCGGTGACGGCGAGTCGGCGGTGAGAAAACGacaaagagatgatgatagTGATGTTTTGTCGTTTCTTGCCGGAGATGATGACGTGGCTCTCCGGCTACATCAACAGTGGCTTGATATTGATTACCTCCTCGTTAAttat GAGGAGAAGATGAGGAAAGAGAtggaggagaagaggaagaCGGCGATGAGGGAAGTGATGGAAGGCATGGAGGAGATGGTGATGAGGAGGATGAGAGCAAAGGAGCAAGAGATGGAGATGATAAACAAGTTCAACTGGGCGTTAGAAGAGAAGATCAGGAGCGTCGCCATGGAAAACCAGGTGTGGAGAGATGTGGCTCAGAGCAACGAAACAGCCGCCATTATTCTTCAGAGAAACCTCGAGCTGGTGCTGGCGAAGGAGGAGGATGTGGAGTCTTGTTGGTTGGGAGGGAGTGGAGAGGAAGAAGGGAAATGGAGGCGGAGGTGCAGGAGATGTGGTGTGGGTGAGGTTGGAGTGGTTGTGTTGCCGTGCCGGCACTTGTGCGTTTGCTTGGCGTGCGCGGCCGGCGTTGTTGGTTGCCCGGTTTGTAGAGCTGAGATTGACGACAAGATGTTTGTTAATATGTctctatga
- the LOC120267393 gene encoding putative proline-rich receptor-like protein kinase PERK6 → MVSSNALPPSSSLSSDKHFTSQVQPPKSSRFPSNKSKPPQQRPPPHSPPRHGGNLAQPPPKQHEKSPTKPSTESTNNYPSLKSPLVIGISAGVGVLIVLLLIACICSTRKKKKKIHDPMHYYADSGPKDSDYYTSSVLQPKWQNGNEGLPQSTPIGGWQSQALSTIMTGSEASSAFSGPHGPPLPPPSPNISLGFIKSTFTYEELAVATGGFSQANLLGQGGFGYVHKGVLPNGKEIAVKQLKSGSRQGEREFQAEVDIISRVHHRHLMSLVGYCIAGSQRMLIYDFVPNKTLEYHLHGKGLPTMEWPTRLKIAIGSAKGIAYLHEDCHPRIIHRDIKSTNILLDQNFEAMVADFGLAKLSSDNNTHVSTRVMGTFGYLAPEYASSGKLTEKSDVFSYGVMLLELITGRRPVDDGDAFMDEGLVDWARQVMSQALVDGNYDELVDPRLDDDYNPMELARMVACAAACVRHSAKRRPKMSQIVHALEGNVSLEDLNDGIRHSTSMLFSSGSDYDSSSNNSNSNKKRLRKVTITSPEYSGEYSGPINGHAYHPSISSSEGVCSGELNPVGNQPHKPH, encoded by the exons ATGGTTTCAAGTAATGCTCTGCCACCGAGCTCTTCATTGTCATCTGATAAACATTTTACGTCTCAGGTGCAACCTCCCAAATCATCCCGATTCCCTTCTAACAAGTCTAAACCACCACAACAACGACCACCGCCACATTCTCCTCCTCGTCATGGTGGTAATCTTGCACAACCGCCACCAAAACAACATGAAAAGTCACCAACAAAGCCAAGTACAGAATCAACCAATAACTACCCAAGCTTGAAATCTCCCCTTGTTATTGGAATTTCTGCTGGCGTCGGAGTTTTGATCGTTTTACTGCTAATTGCTTGCATCTGTAGCAccagaaagaagaagaagaaaatccaTGATCCAATGCACTACTATGCAGATTCAGGGCCCAAAG ATAGTGATTATTATACTTCCAGTGTGCTGCAACCGAAATGGCAGAATGGAAATGAAGGTCTGCCACAAAGCACACCGATAGGAGGATGGCAATCGCAGGCTCTGTCCACAATAATGACAGGAAGTGAGGCAAGCTCTGCATTTTCAGGTCCCCATGGGCCACCATTGCCACCTCCATCCCCAAACATTTCCTTGGGGTTTATCAAGAGCACCTTCACCTATGAGGAGCTTGCGGTGGCAACTGGTGGTTTCTCTCAGGCCAATTTGTTGGGGCAGGGTGGGTTTGGCTATGTGCACAAGGGCGTTTTGCCAAATGGCAAAGAGATTGCAGTGAAGCAGCTCAAGTCCGGAAGCAGACAAGGTGAGCGGGAATTCCAAGCAGAGGTCGATATCATCAGTCGCGTTCACCATCGTCACCTCATGTCTCTTGTTGGATATTGCATTGCTGGCTCTCAGAGGATGCTGATATATGACTTTGTTCCTAATAAGACCCTTGAGTATCATCTTCATG GGAAGGGGCTTCCAACAATGGAGTGGCCTACAAGATTAAAGATTGCAATAGGATCAGCGAAAGGCATCGCTTACCTGCATGAAGATT GCCATCCACGCATTATCCATCGTGACATCAAATCAACCAATATTCTACTCGATCAAAACTTTGAAGCAATG GTTGCAGATTTTGGATTAGCCAAGTTGTCCTCAGATAATAATACACATGTTTCAACCCGTGTCATGGGAACTTTTGG GTATTTGGCTCCTGAATATGCGTCCAGTGGCAAGCTAACCGAGAAGTCTGATGTCTTCTCTTATGGTGTGATGCTTCTGGAGTTGATAACTGGACGAAGGCCAGTTGATGATGGAGATGCATTCATGGATGAAGGACTGGTGGATTGG GCAAGACAGGTAATGTCACAAGCATTGGTTGACGGGAACTATGATGAACTAGTAGATCCACGTCTGGACGATGATTACAACCCTATGGAACTAGCAAGAATGGTGGCATGTGCGGCTGCATGTGTCCGCCATTCTGCAAAGAGGCGCCCGAAAATGAGCCAG ATTGTGCATGCATTGGAAGGCAACGTATCACTCGAGGACTTAAATGATGGGATAAGGCACAGCACGAGCATGCTCTTCAGCTCAGGGTCAGACTATGACTCAAGCTCGAACAATTCGAACTCAAACAAGAAGCGACTCAGAAAAGTCACAATCACAAGCCCAGAGTACAGTGGTGAGTACAGTGGACCCATCAACGGGCACGCATACCATCCTTCGATATCAAGCAGTGAAGGTGTGTGTTCTGGTGAGCTAAATCCAGTTGGGAACCAACCACACAAACCTCACTAG